A genomic region of Planococcus kocurii contains the following coding sequences:
- the dnaE gene encoding DNA polymerase III subunit alpha: MVYPHISTSADLLKSTVRLDELFPYLKEQGATSVAIVNTKLYGILPFWEECRRADIHGVIGLSVFIEYEEQHYPIILYAQTNKGYGNLLKISSALSTRDKEAIPEQWLKAYKEGLICVIPNKAEWLLADRSQVFQFVKDLFGVCAFGSLERPGGVKSQYESTFIELCDTIQLPIIATHESRYLREQDAFAYEVASAIGQGLKMNDPQRHEPEHTSAYIPSPKELESWFVDHPEWLLRTTELMASCHVTIPMNQQLLPVFPVDEKVDKATFIAELCKLGLAERKVGFSEIYQQRLDYELSVIAKMGFIDYFLIVADFMKYARDQDILTGPGRGSSASSLVAYSLKITDVDPIEHGLLFERFLNPERVTLPDIDIDFADHRRHEVVDYVAKKYGAIRTAQIITFGTLSAKAVARDTARVFGFEAEELEAISKMIPNRPGTTLRSALKESTAFNDWIIEKEERKSWFKTALKLEGLPRHASTHAAGVILSPTPLVDHVPIEKGHEGIYLTQWPMQELEAIGLLKMDFLGLRNLTILEQIRNLVYWDTKKRIDYRSLPLEDAKTYQLLAKGDTTGIFQLESDGMRRALQQIKPTAFGDIVAVNALFRPGPMEFIPLYARRKHGQESVKYVHPILEPILSETYGVIVYQEQIMHIAAKMAGFSLGQADLLRRAVSKKKREILDEQRAHFVRGAKAKNFTEAEAAEVYDLIVRFADYGFPKSHAVAYSIISYQLSYMKTHYPVYFYTGMLTNSAGNVDKTKQLMQEIKEKNIPLLSPSIQKSRHSFSVEAGEIRIGLNVVKGVPGTTIKALLAARESGPFSSLFNIAERISALHFNRKSFEPLIKAGALDEFGYDRGVLLASLDSAIKHAELVKPTEDPGLFDDMGSSFMKPKYTKATDMPETLKLDYEKEVLGFYLSKHPIEREKENRQKTYQDLKSLKNKRDRESVTVLGMVEDVKRIRTKKGDAMAFVTLMDDTGPASVTLFPVEYAKYTPLLELHAVLEIQGIVENRNQKTAIICKTIET; the protein is encoded by the coding sequence ATGGTTTATCCGCATATAAGCACATCAGCCGATTTGCTGAAAAGCACGGTGCGCCTTGACGAACTTTTCCCTTATTTAAAGGAACAAGGAGCCACATCAGTCGCAATCGTTAATACAAAATTGTATGGCATTTTACCGTTTTGGGAAGAATGTCGTCGTGCAGATATTCACGGAGTAATTGGTTTATCAGTTTTTATCGAATACGAAGAGCAGCATTATCCAATCATTTTGTATGCCCAGACCAATAAAGGTTATGGCAACTTACTGAAAATCTCCAGTGCTCTTTCGACGAGAGACAAAGAGGCAATACCTGAACAATGGTTAAAAGCTTATAAAGAAGGCTTGATTTGTGTCATTCCAAACAAAGCAGAGTGGCTATTAGCTGATCGAAGTCAGGTTTTCCAATTTGTAAAAGACTTGTTTGGTGTTTGCGCTTTTGGAAGTCTTGAACGTCCAGGTGGTGTTAAGTCTCAATACGAGTCGACGTTTATTGAATTGTGCGACACCATCCAATTACCCATTATCGCAACACACGAAAGTCGTTATTTGCGTGAGCAAGATGCATTTGCTTATGAAGTGGCATCTGCGATTGGTCAAGGGCTAAAGATGAACGATCCGCAAAGGCATGAACCGGAGCACACGAGTGCCTATATTCCAAGCCCTAAAGAATTGGAATCTTGGTTTGTAGATCATCCGGAATGGCTCTTGCGTACAACAGAACTGATGGCAAGTTGTCACGTAACAATTCCAATGAATCAGCAATTGCTGCCGGTTTTTCCTGTGGATGAAAAAGTTGACAAAGCGACTTTTATTGCGGAGCTATGCAAATTGGGGTTAGCTGAACGGAAAGTCGGATTTTCAGAAATTTATCAGCAGCGTTTAGACTACGAATTATCGGTCATCGCTAAGATGGGCTTTATCGATTATTTCTTGATTGTTGCAGATTTTATGAAATATGCCAGAGATCAAGATATTTTAACAGGTCCTGGACGTGGCTCTTCGGCAAGTTCACTTGTTGCGTATTCGCTGAAAATTACCGATGTTGATCCGATTGAACATGGGTTGTTATTTGAACGTTTCTTGAATCCAGAGCGAGTTACGCTGCCAGACATTGATATCGATTTTGCTGATCACAGGCGCCACGAAGTGGTCGACTATGTAGCGAAAAAATACGGTGCCATTCGCACGGCGCAGATTATTACATTCGGCACCTTATCAGCGAAAGCCGTTGCACGTGATACTGCCCGTGTGTTTGGTTTTGAAGCAGAAGAACTCGAAGCCATTTCAAAAATGATTCCAAATCGTCCAGGAACGACATTGCGTTCAGCTCTTAAAGAGTCTACTGCATTTAACGATTGGATTATTGAAAAAGAAGAACGCAAATCTTGGTTTAAAACCGCGTTAAAATTAGAAGGCCTGCCACGCCATGCTTCGACACATGCAGCAGGTGTGATTTTAAGCCCGACGCCTCTAGTGGACCACGTGCCCATTGAAAAAGGTCATGAAGGAATCTATTTGACGCAATGGCCAATGCAAGAACTCGAAGCCATCGGTTTGTTGAAAATGGATTTTCTTGGTTTGCGTAATTTAACCATATTAGAACAAATCCGTAACTTGGTTTATTGGGATACCAAAAAGCGAATCGATTATAGAAGCCTTCCACTAGAAGACGCTAAAACCTATCAACTGCTGGCCAAGGGCGATACGACTGGCATTTTCCAATTAGAGTCTGACGGCATGCGGCGTGCGCTACAACAAATCAAACCAACGGCTTTTGGTGATATTGTTGCTGTCAATGCCTTGTTCCGACCAGGTCCAATGGAATTTATCCCTCTATATGCGAGACGGAAACACGGACAGGAATCTGTTAAATACGTTCATCCGATTCTTGAACCAATTTTGAGCGAAACATACGGCGTCATCGTCTACCAAGAACAGATTATGCACATTGCCGCGAAAATGGCTGGATTTTCTCTTGGACAAGCCGATCTATTACGTCGCGCTGTCAGTAAGAAAAAAAGAGAAATTCTAGATGAACAGCGTGCACACTTTGTCCGAGGGGCAAAAGCCAAAAATTTTACAGAAGCAGAAGCGGCAGAAGTTTATGATTTGATTGTTCGTTTTGCCGATTACGGTTTTCCAAAAAGTCATGCGGTTGCTTATAGCATAATTTCTTATCAACTAAGCTATATGAAAACCCATTATCCAGTCTATTTCTATACCGGAATGTTGACCAACAGTGCGGGTAATGTCGATAAAACAAAACAATTAATGCAAGAAATCAAAGAAAAGAACATCCCGTTGTTGTCACCATCTATTCAAAAAAGTCGTCATTCGTTTTCTGTAGAAGCTGGCGAAATACGAATCGGTTTGAATGTAGTAAAAGGAGTTCCAGGTACGACTATTAAAGCGTTACTGGCTGCTAGAGAAAGTGGACCGTTTAGTAGTTTGTTTAATATTGCCGAACGTATTTCGGCTTTGCATTTTAACCGTAAATCATTTGAGCCACTCATTAAAGCAGGTGCTCTGGATGAATTTGGTTATGACCGTGGAGTGTTACTGGCGTCGCTTGATAGTGCCATTAAGCATGCTGAACTCGTTAAGCCAACAGAAGATCCTGGCTTGTTTGATGATATGGGCTCTAGCTTCATGAAACCGAAATACACGAAGGCTACAGATATGCCTGAAACGCTAAAGCTTGACTATGAAAAAGAAGTTCTTGGTTTTTACTTGTCGAAGCATCCGATTGAACGTGAGAAAGAAAATCGTCAAAAAACCTATCAAGATCTGAAATCGCTGAAAAACAAACGGGATAGGGAATCGGTAACGGTTTTAGGTATGGTAGAAGATGTCAAACGGATTCGTACAAAAAAAGGAGATGCTATGGCATTTGTCACTTTAATGGACGATACGGGTCCAGCTTCCGTTACGTTGTTTCCAGTGGAATACGCTAAATACACTCCTCTTTTGGAACTCCATGCTGTACTCGAAATTCAAGGTATAGTCGAAAATCGTAATCAGAAAACGGCTATTATCTGTAAAACAATAGAAACTTGA
- a CDS encoding DHH family phosphoesterase, whose translation MNSQIIDTIKQYSTIIIHRHVRPDPDAYGSQLGLKYLLEQNYPDKRILAAGTHDYTMDFLDFPDTVEDQDFEGALVIVTDTANTERVDDQRYKTGDKLIKIDHHPNDDAYGDIVSVDTTASSASELVYDLYTYGREHEDWNMSAKAARLLYAGIIGDTGRFLFPSTTQKTFSVAGELIKYDFDRNALHNGMYEMDRKLLHLQGYMYQNFKMDENGAAYVKITKDILTEFDVTATDTSLLVGSLGNVKNIKAWVILIEEDREIRVRLRSKGPVINELAKEFGGGGHPLASGATAYSWQEADRVIDRLKEICATAN comes from the coding sequence ATGAACAGTCAAATCATCGACACAATTAAGCAATACAGCACCATTATTATTCATCGTCATGTGCGACCCGACCCGGATGCGTATGGTTCACAACTTGGTTTAAAGTACTTGCTGGAACAAAACTACCCAGACAAGCGTATTTTAGCTGCCGGTACACACGATTACACGATGGATTTTTTAGATTTTCCTGACACTGTCGAAGATCAAGATTTCGAAGGGGCTTTAGTAATTGTCACAGATACTGCCAATACAGAACGTGTGGATGACCAACGCTATAAGACAGGCGACAAACTCATCAAAATTGATCACCATCCAAATGACGATGCCTATGGAGACATCGTGTCTGTGGATACAACGGCTAGTTCAGCATCTGAATTGGTTTATGACCTTTATACATATGGTCGTGAACATGAAGACTGGAACATGTCAGCAAAAGCAGCTCGTTTATTGTATGCAGGAATTATTGGTGACACTGGACGATTCTTATTTCCAAGTACCACACAAAAAACTTTTTCAGTTGCCGGTGAGTTGATCAAATACGATTTTGATCGCAATGCGCTGCATAACGGCATGTACGAAATGGATCGTAAATTATTGCATTTGCAAGGATATATGTACCAGAACTTCAAAATGGATGAAAATGGTGCGGCGTATGTTAAAATCACCAAAGACATTTTAACAGAATTTGATGTTACAGCAACAGATACTTCTTTATTGGTTGGTTCGCTTGGAAATGTAAAAAATATAAAAGCGTGGGTTATTTTGATTGAAGAAGACCGTGAAATTCGAGTTCGATTGCGTTCGAAAGGGCCCGTTATTAACGAGTTGGCTAAAGAATTTGGTGGCGGAGGTCACCCGCTGGCTTCTGGGGCAACTGCGTATTCATGGCAAGAAGCTGACCGTGTTATTGATCGTCTAAAAGAAATTTGTGCAACTGCAAATTAA
- a CDS encoding YtpI family protein has protein sequence MFIFVVLIIVSFVIYFYNKTKQFRTRTVLPIRKKWYAARASMALGSFVAFFGVNQLFVFQTVITYIISTIFIVLGLALVYYNYKAARHYHVFLEEEADLNP, from the coding sequence ATGTTCATTTTTGTCGTTTTAATTATTGTATCATTTGTCATTTATTTTTATAACAAAACAAAGCAATTCCGCACACGCACCGTTTTGCCCATTCGAAAAAAATGGTATGCTGCACGTGCATCGATGGCGTTGGGAAGTTTTGTCGCCTTTTTTGGTGTCAATCAACTATTCGTTTTTCAAACCGTGATTACGTACATCATTTCAACTATTTTCATTGTTCTTGGTCTAGCTTTGGTTTATTACAACTACAAAGCGGCGCGTCATTATCATGTATTTCTGGAAGAAGAAGCAGATTTGAATCCATAA
- a CDS encoding DRTGG domain-containing protein, whose translation MATKHEQILDHIETLAVGEKISVRRIAKDLQVSEGTAYRAIKEAETNRLVSTIERVGTIRIERKKKENIERLTYAEIVNIVDGQVLGGRAGLHKSLNKFVIGAMQLEDMMRYTEAGNLLIVGNRYKAHEYALRAGAAVLVTGGFEASDGVKKLADEFELPIISTSYDTFTVATMINRAIYDQLIKKEILLIEDILIPLEETDHLNLKEPIRRYHELNEETTHGGFPVVDQSNRLVGIITSRDVIGHPPTELIEKVMTKDPITVSMQTSVAAAGHRMIWEGIDLLPVADDSGKLKGVISRQDVLKAIQTAQRQPQQGETIDDIIKSQLHQQTSDKLLLEFRVTPQMTNAYGSISHGAYTMILTEAASAILKTKNRKDSVLENLTIYFLKPVQLDVLVYVKPTILDISRKSAKVEVEVSLENEIVGKAMLTFQLLDR comes from the coding sequence ATGGCGACTAAGCATGAACAAATACTGGATCATATTGAGACTTTAGCTGTGGGGGAGAAAATCTCGGTACGGCGTATTGCGAAGGATTTGCAGGTCAGTGAGGGAACGGCTTACCGCGCGATTAAAGAAGCAGAAACAAACCGATTGGTGTCGACCATTGAACGTGTGGGGACAATTCGTATTGAACGTAAAAAGAAAGAAAATATTGAACGATTGACCTATGCTGAAATTGTCAATATTGTTGATGGGCAAGTGCTGGGTGGTAGAGCTGGGCTGCACAAATCCCTCAACAAATTTGTTATTGGGGCCATGCAGCTAGAAGATATGATGCGTTACACAGAAGCAGGCAATTTACTAATTGTTGGGAATCGTTATAAAGCACATGAATATGCACTTCGTGCAGGTGCGGCAGTACTTGTGACCGGTGGATTTGAAGCATCGGATGGCGTAAAAAAATTAGCGGATGAATTCGAGCTTCCGATTATTTCGACTAGCTACGATACGTTTACGGTTGCCACAATGATTAATCGAGCCATTTACGATCAATTAATTAAAAAGGAAATTTTGTTAATTGAAGATATTTTAATTCCGCTAGAAGAAACCGATCATTTAAATCTTAAGGAACCCATTCGTCGTTATCACGAATTAAATGAAGAAACGACACATGGTGGCTTCCCAGTAGTGGACCAATCCAATCGATTGGTCGGCATTATTACTTCGCGTGATGTGATTGGGCATCCGCCTACGGAATTAATAGAAAAAGTCATGACTAAAGATCCCATTACCGTCTCAATGCAGACCAGTGTTGCGGCGGCAGGACATCGTATGATTTGGGAAGGCATTGATTTACTGCCTGTTGCGGACGACTCTGGCAAATTGAAAGGCGTTATTAGTAGGCAAGATGTGTTAAAAGCGATTCAAACGGCTCAACGCCAGCCACAACAAGGCGAAACAATTGATGATATCATCAAAAGTCAACTTCACCAACAAACTAGCGACAAACTATTGCTCGAGTTTCGCGTGACACCTCAAATGACGAATGCTTATGGTTCGATTTCTCATGGTGCGTATACCATGATTTTAACCGAAGCGGCATCGGCAATATTAAAAACGAAAAACCGAAAAGATAGTGTATTAGAAAACTTAACCATTTATTTTTTGAAGCCGGTTCAGTTGGATGTGCTGGTGTACGTCAAACCAACCATTTTGGACATTAGTCGAAAATCTGCCAAAGTTGAAGTTGAAGTATCTTTGGAAAACGAAATCGTCGGAAAAGCCATGTTGACTTTCCAATTACTAGATCGTTAA
- a CDS encoding metal-dependent hydrolase — translation MHVSYHGHSIVKIKTGEYTILIDPFINGNEFTDLTVEKERPDVILLTHAHNDHVGDTVELAKKSNAQVIAVFELANYLDSLGVNAVGMGLGGAHEFEFGVVKFTKAFHSSSFTTAEGEVVYGGMPAGILFTAEGKTIYHAGDTEVFGDMKMLGERNDIDVAFVPIGDHFTMGPEDAAYAVELLQPKVVVPIHYNTFPPIKQDPEYFKSLVKDAQVNILQSGESIKL, via the coding sequence ATGCACGTCTCATATCATGGTCATTCTATTGTGAAAATCAAAACAGGTGAATATACTATTTTAATTGATCCATTTATTAACGGCAATGAGTTCACTGATTTAACGGTCGAAAAAGAAAGGCCAGATGTGATCCTCTTAACACATGCCCATAACGACCATGTTGGCGATACCGTCGAACTAGCGAAAAAAAGTAATGCGCAAGTTATAGCTGTATTTGAACTAGCTAATTATTTAGACAGTCTCGGTGTAAACGCAGTAGGTATGGGGTTAGGCGGCGCACACGAATTCGAGTTTGGTGTGGTAAAGTTCACAAAAGCATTTCACAGTTCTTCTTTCACAACAGCAGAAGGTGAAGTCGTTTATGGTGGCATGCCAGCTGGAATTTTATTTACAGCAGAAGGCAAAACAATTTACCATGCAGGTGATACAGAAGTGTTTGGTGACATGAAGATGTTAGGTGAGCGAAATGATATTGATGTGGCGTTTGTACCAATTGGCGATCATTTTACAATGGGGCCAGAAGATGCAGCTTATGCGGTCGAATTATTACAACCGAAAGTGGTTGTTCCGATCCATTACAATACATTCCCGCCCATTAAGCAAGATCCTGAGTACTTTAAGTCGTTAGTAAAAGATGCACAAGTAAACATTTTACAGTCAGGCGAAAGCATTAAACTGTAG
- a CDS encoding M24 family metallopeptidase, producing the protein MIKINQLQDYLKQHSIDAAFITDPYNVFYVSGFKSNPHERLLGVMIFAEAEPFLICPKMEIPDAKNAGWTGEIVGHEDTQNSMEILYKTAKSRGIELKTMAIEKAHMTVDRSEAILSFFEPRTIVQLDDQLNAMRVIKDDAELRILREAAALADYAIEVAAKTIKEGITEIEVMTEIELALKKRGVTHMSFDTTVLAGDKAASPHGKTGDRKLKNGDLVLFDLGVVHKGYCSDITRTLALGEPSEEQKAVYDIVYRSETAALEAVKPGVTAAELDQISRKVITDAGYGEYFTHRLGHGLGIDVHEFPSIHGENSIKMEKGMVFTLEPGIYIPGKIGVRIEDDVAVTADGYEVLTKFPKELQIIHN; encoded by the coding sequence ATGATAAAAATTAACCAACTACAAGATTACCTGAAACAACATTCAATTGATGCGGCATTTATTACAGATCCCTACAACGTTTTTTACGTTAGTGGTTTCAAAAGTAATCCACATGAACGTCTACTAGGTGTCATGATATTCGCAGAAGCTGAACCCTTTTTAATTTGTCCTAAAATGGAAATTCCAGATGCAAAGAATGCTGGGTGGACAGGCGAAATCGTCGGTCACGAAGACACACAAAATTCCATGGAAATTTTATATAAAACAGCAAAATCGCGTGGCATTGAATTAAAAACAATGGCAATTGAAAAAGCGCATATGACAGTAGATCGCTCCGAAGCGATTCTCTCATTCTTTGAGCCGCGTACAATTGTACAACTAGACGATCAGTTAAATGCTATGCGTGTAATAAAAGATGACGCAGAACTTCGAATATTACGTGAAGCAGCGGCATTAGCTGATTACGCGATTGAAGTAGCTGCAAAAACAATTAAAGAAGGCATTACTGAAATTGAAGTCATGACAGAAATTGAATTAGCGTTAAAAAAACGTGGCGTTACGCATATGTCGTTCGATACAACTGTATTGGCTGGAGACAAAGCGGCTTCACCACACGGTAAAACTGGCGATCGTAAATTGAAAAATGGCGACTTGGTATTGTTTGACCTTGGCGTTGTTCATAAAGGCTATTGCTCAGATATTACCCGTACATTAGCGCTTGGAGAACCTAGTGAAGAGCAAAAGGCTGTATATGATATTGTCTATCGTTCTGAAACAGCTGCTCTTGAAGCGGTCAAACCTGGCGTTACAGCTGCTGAACTTGATCAAATTTCACGTAAAGTAATTACAGATGCAGGATACGGTGAGTATTTCACACACCGTTTAGGACATGGTTTAGGCATCGATGTTCATGAATTCCCTTCTATTCATGGAGAGAATTCGATAAAAATGGAAAAAGGAATGGTCTTTACATTAGAGCCTGGTATTTATATTCCTGGTAAAATCGGCGTTCGTATTGAAGATGACGTCGCTGTAACTGCAGATGGTTACGAAGTACTGACAAAATTCCCGAAAGAACTTCAAATTATCCATAATTAA
- a CDS encoding universal stress protein, translating to MTLKYSQILVAVDGSKEAEWAFKKSVGIAGRNNATLNLVNVIDTRSFAAIEAYDRSIADRAQKFAEDLLEEYKKEALAGGVEKVNIVVDYGSPKTMISRDLAQKVEADLIICGATGLNAVERFLIGSVSEHIVRSAKCDVLVVRTEEAQDDAPTG from the coding sequence ATGACATTAAAATACAGTCAAATTCTTGTAGCAGTCGATGGTTCGAAAGAAGCTGAGTGGGCATTTAAAAAATCAGTTGGTATTGCTGGACGGAATAACGCTACATTAAATTTGGTAAACGTAATCGATACCCGTTCGTTCGCTGCAATTGAAGCGTACGATCGCTCGATTGCTGACCGTGCTCAAAAGTTTGCTGAAGATTTATTAGAAGAGTATAAAAAAGAAGCGTTAGCCGGTGGTGTTGAAAAAGTGAACATTGTTGTCGATTATGGTTCTCCTAAAACAATGATTTCAAGAGATTTGGCACAAAAAGTTGAAGCGGATTTAATTATCTGTGGTGCTACCGGATTAAATGCGGTTGAACGTTTCCTAATCGGTAGCGTTTCAGAACACATTGTTCGTTCAGCAAAATGTGATGTATTGGTTGTACGTACTGAAGAAGCTCAAGACGATGCACCAACAGGTTAA
- a CDS encoding NADP-dependent oxidoreductase, whose amino-acid sequence MRAIIIDSYGGTEQLKEREVEKPTINENQVLVEVHATSINPIDWKLREGYLKEMLPWEFPIILGWDAAGVVAEIGTNVKHFKVGDRVFTRPATTRQGTYAEFVPVEEQLLAHMPESMTFEEGAAIPLAGLTAYQCLVDFAEVKKGDKVLIHAGAGGVGSMAIQIANSIGAYVATTASDKNDELVKSLGANRVINYSEEDFSELLENFDAVLDTMGGEVLDKSFKVLKKGGKLISIAGQPSAEKAQEHEVKASSFWLEPSGEQLHQLANLFVSGEFKPAIGHVFEFSEQGLKDAHELSETHHARGKIIIKVKS is encoded by the coding sequence ATGAGAGCAATTATTATCGACAGTTATGGTGGTACAGAACAACTGAAAGAAAGAGAAGTAGAAAAACCAACTATCAACGAAAATCAGGTGCTAGTTGAAGTTCATGCCACTTCTATAAATCCAATTGACTGGAAATTACGTGAAGGCTATTTAAAAGAAATGTTACCTTGGGAATTCCCGATTATTTTAGGTTGGGATGCAGCGGGTGTGGTTGCTGAAATTGGCACAAACGTTAAGCATTTCAAAGTAGGCGATCGTGTCTTTACGAGACCTGCGACAACACGTCAAGGGACTTATGCAGAATTTGTGCCAGTAGAAGAACAGCTATTAGCTCATATGCCAGAAAGCATGACTTTTGAAGAAGGCGCGGCAATTCCATTAGCTGGGCTAACTGCTTATCAATGCCTTGTCGACTTTGCCGAAGTTAAAAAAGGAGATAAAGTATTGATTCATGCGGGAGCCGGTGGAGTGGGAAGTATGGCCATTCAAATTGCTAACAGCATCGGAGCGTATGTAGCGACGACTGCAAGTGACAAAAACGATGAACTGGTCAAATCACTAGGTGCAAACCGTGTCATTAATTACAGTGAAGAAGATTTTAGTGAGTTACTGGAAAACTTTGATGCAGTATTAGACACAATGGGTGGAGAAGTACTAGATAAAAGTTTCAAAGTCTTGAAAAAAGGCGGGAAACTGATTTCGATTGCAGGTCAGCCTTCTGCAGAGAAAGCGCAAGAGCACGAAGTAAAAGCAAGCAGCTTTTGGTTAGAGCCGAGCGGTGAGCAATTACATCAGCTGGCTAATTTGTTTGTATCAGGAGAATTTAAACCTGCGATTGGTCACGTGTTTGAGTTTAGTGAGCAAGGGTTAAAAGATGCACACGAACTTAGCGAAACTCATCATGCTCGCGGAAAAATTATTATCAAAGTGAAATCTTAA
- the queC gene encoding 7-cyano-7-deazaguanine synthase QueC codes for MKKEKAVVVFSGGQDSTTCLFWAIKNFKEVATVTFDYGQRHSAEIECARKIAEELGVSFKVLDMTLINQLSANALTRDDIDVTAEDGELPSTFVPGRNHLFLSFAAVYADAIGCQHLITGVSQTDFSGYPDCRDTFIRSLNVTLNLAMDKQFIIHTPLMWLDKTEVWELSDTLGAFEFIQDKTLTCYNGIPSTGCGECPACKLRNDGLARYQDKKMAGVRA; via the coding sequence ATGAAAAAAGAAAAAGCAGTCGTCGTTTTCAGCGGTGGCCAAGACAGTACCACTTGCCTATTTTGGGCAATCAAGAATTTCAAAGAAGTAGCAACCGTCACTTTTGATTACGGCCAGCGTCATTCGGCTGAAATTGAGTGTGCCAGAAAAATCGCTGAAGAACTAGGTGTATCATTTAAGGTATTGGATATGACTTTGATCAATCAACTCTCAGCAAATGCGTTAACACGTGATGATATCGACGTGACCGCAGAAGATGGTGAATTGCCATCTACTTTTGTACCAGGCAGAAATCACTTATTTTTATCTTTTGCAGCAGTTTATGCAGACGCTATCGGTTGCCAACATTTAATTACTGGAGTAAGTCAAACCGACTTCAGCGGTTATCCCGATTGTCGTGATACGTTTATTCGTTCACTAAATGTCACATTAAATTTAGCAATGGACAAGCAGTTTATCATCCATACGCCGTTAATGTGGCTCGACAAAACCGAGGTTTGGGAACTTTCTGATACACTTGGTGCTTTTGAATTTATTCAAGACAAGACCTTAACTTGCTATAACGGCATCCCGAGCACTGGTTGTGGCGAATGTCCTGCCTGCAAATTGCGAAATGATGGACTTGCTCGCTATCAGGATAAAAAAATGGCTGGTGTTAGAGCATGA
- the queE gene encoding 7-carboxy-7-deazaguanine synthase QueE: MRIPVMEIFGPTIQGEGMVMGQKTMFVRTAGCDYSCSWCDSKFTWDGTGTSVSKQPTEIVEELIQTGGKAFSHVTISGGNPALHKGIGELVDLCHLQGWKVAVETQASLWQEWMIEIDDITLSPKPPSSGMKTDVTKLDVFIEKLQNANVSLKVVIFDEIDFAYAEKLHQRYPAVPFFLQTGNEDTATTDDLQLVTTLLHRYEQLIDYHIQSPIMNDAKVLPQLHTLVWGNKRGV, encoded by the coding sequence ATGAGAATTCCAGTGATGGAAATTTTCGGTCCAACCATTCAAGGTGAGGGCATGGTAATGGGACAAAAAACCATGTTTGTGCGCACAGCAGGATGCGATTATTCCTGTTCTTGGTGTGATTCTAAATTCACTTGGGATGGCACAGGCACAAGCGTCTCCAAACAACCTACTGAAATCGTTGAGGAACTCATCCAAACCGGTGGCAAGGCCTTTTCGCATGTCACCATATCCGGTGGCAATCCCGCTCTCCATAAAGGTATCGGTGAACTCGTTGATTTGTGCCATTTGCAAGGCTGGAAAGTGGCTGTAGAAACGCAGGCATCTCTTTGGCAAGAGTGGATGATAGAAATCGATGATATTACCTTGTCACCAAAACCACCTAGTTCTGGTATGAAAACAGATGTAACGAAACTAGATGTATTTATAGAAAAACTGCAAAATGCCAATGTCAGCCTGAAAGTTGTTATTTTTGACGAAATTGACTTTGCTTATGCAGAAAAACTTCACCAGCGTTACCCGGCAGTTCCATTTTTCTTACAAACAGGTAACGAAGACACTGCAACGACAGATGATTTGCAGTTAGTGACTACCTTACTTCATAGATACGAACAATTAATTGATTACCATATTCAGTCCCCTATTATGAATGATGCCAAAGTGTTGCCGCAATTGCATACTTTAGTATGGGGCAATAAACGCGGCGTTTAA
- a CDS encoding zinc ribbon domain-containing protein YjdM: protein MTTLPNCPNCNSEYTYEDGNLFVCPECAHEWNLAIEAEQDEKEKIVKDANGTVLKDGDAVTVIKDLKVKGSSSTLKIGTKVKSIRLVDGDHDIDCKIDGFGPMKLKSEFVKKA, encoded by the coding sequence ATGACTACATTACCGAATTGTCCTAATTGTAATTCTGAATATACGTATGAAGACGGCAATCTGTTTGTCTGTCCTGAATGTGCACATGAATGGAATTTAGCGATTGAAGCTGAACAGGATGAAAAAGAAAAAATCGTCAAAGATGCAAACGGAACGGTATTAAAAGATGGGGATGCTGTAACAGTCATTAAAGACTTGAAAGTCAAAGGCAGTTCGTCAACTTTGAAAATTGGAACAAAAGTAAAAAGTATCCGTTTGGTTGATGGTGATCACGACATTGATTGTAAGATCGATGGTTTTGGTCCGATGAAACTAAAATCGGAATTTGTTAAAAAAGCATAA